The following coding sequences are from one Longimicrobiales bacterium window:
- a CDS encoding nitroreductase family protein: MFTQESLEYKPIPLPHRHDMSAEEMRDAARSFYAFMQRRHTIRDYSDRPVDREVIEQCVLAAGTAPSGANHQPWHFVAISNPDHKHRIRLAAEAEEEGFYSGGGSEEWLKALEPVGTNKEKPHLDVAPWLIVIFAQRYGVFPNGEKFKNYYVPESVGIATGFLISALHHAGLASLTHTPNPMKFLNELCGRPGSEKPVMILAVGHPGETATVPTVAKIKKPLDEILTVHD; this comes from the coding sequence GTGTTCACCCAGGAGTCCCTCGAATACAAGCCGATTCCGCTTCCTCATCGACATGACATGTCCGCCGAGGAGATGCGGGATGCTGCACGTAGCTTCTACGCCTTCATGCAGCGCAGGCACACGATTCGCGACTACTCGGACCGGCCGGTCGACCGAGAGGTCATTGAGCAATGCGTCCTGGCCGCCGGGACCGCCCCGAGCGGAGCGAACCATCAGCCGTGGCATTTTGTCGCCATCTCCAACCCTGACCACAAGCACCGCATTCGGCTCGCCGCAGAGGCAGAAGAGGAAGGCTTCTATAGCGGGGGGGGCAGTGAGGAATGGCTCAAGGCGCTTGAGCCTGTGGGCACGAACAAGGAGAAGCCGCACCTCGATGTCGCCCCATGGCTCATCGTGATCTTCGCCCAGCGGTACGGGGTGTTCCCGAACGGCGAGAAATTCAAGAACTACTATGTGCCCGAAAGTGTCGGGATCGCCACAGGCTTCCTGATCAGTGCGCTGCACCACGCCGGCCTCGCGTCGCTCACGCACACGCCCAACCCCATGAAGTTCCTGAACGAACTCTGTGGCCGGCCCGGCTCCGAGAAGCCGGTCATGATCCTCGCTGTGGGGCATCCGGGGGAGACGGCCACGGTGCCTACCGTAGCGAAGATCAAGAAACCGCTCGACGAAATCCTCACGGTACACGACTAG
- a CDS encoding aminotransferase class V-fold PLP-dependent enzyme yields MPAKPPVGFDLTREEFERIGRHVLDAMWESVERGQEDPILAQAPGSEIRALFDEPLPRAGVPIDEVVSAWTEKILPHCRHNGHPRFFGYVVTSPDPIGILADAMASAMNQGLTAWRSAPGATEVERLVLRWLDELVGFAGSGSGLLTSGGSAANFHALASAAHRADLADAPRHRQTIYMSREAHVSMRKAGRVLGLPESQIRLIDFDEHRRMRPDELQKQIRKDRAQGLVPVAVCASAGTANTGAIDPLDTIADVCGSEDIWFHVDGAYGAPAAATSRYEWMRSAFARADSLSLDPHKWLFAPVDVGCLLVRDADWNHQAFAWESEYTKVTQTDSIERFAFFDQGIEMTRRFRGLKVWSILKARGADGITAAIDHDIDLRTALDARVEAEPDLEPLGSELSISCFRFRPPDLSDAETDELNRTILETIVREGAAYMSPTYLDGRYSLRVCIVNFRTTPKDIDFLLDEVLRLGKHLRDNLLPA; encoded by the coding sequence ATGCCAGCCAAGCCTCCGGTTGGCTTCGACCTTACTCGAGAGGAATTCGAGCGCATTGGTCGCCATGTTCTCGACGCTATGTGGGAGTCGGTAGAACGAGGTCAGGAAGATCCTATTCTAGCGCAGGCTCCTGGAAGTGAGATCCGGGCACTCTTCGACGAGCCTCTGCCTCGAGCCGGAGTCCCAATCGACGAAGTGGTGAGCGCCTGGACCGAGAAGATTCTTCCACACTGTCGTCACAACGGACATCCACGATTTTTCGGGTACGTAGTCACGTCACCCGATCCGATTGGTATTTTGGCCGACGCGATGGCCTCGGCCATGAACCAGGGCCTCACTGCATGGCGGTCAGCACCCGGGGCAACGGAGGTCGAGCGCCTCGTTCTGCGCTGGCTCGATGAGCTGGTCGGCTTCGCTGGGAGTGGGAGTGGACTTCTAACCAGTGGCGGATCCGCGGCCAACTTTCACGCTCTGGCTTCCGCGGCTCACCGGGCCGACCTGGCCGACGCACCTCGCCACAGGCAGACAATCTACATGAGTCGCGAAGCTCATGTATCGATGCGTAAGGCAGGGCGAGTACTCGGGCTACCGGAGAGTCAGATCCGGCTGATCGACTTCGATGAACACCGACGGATGCGGCCGGACGAACTCCAGAAGCAGATCCGGAAAGATCGAGCACAGGGCCTAGTCCCGGTCGCGGTGTGCGCCTCAGCAGGAACGGCGAACACGGGGGCGATTGACCCTCTCGACACGATCGCTGACGTGTGCGGCTCAGAGGACATCTGGTTCCACGTCGACGGCGCCTACGGTGCTCCGGCCGCAGCGACGTCGCGCTACGAGTGGATGCGATCCGCCTTTGCACGTGCAGACTCTCTGTCGCTGGACCCTCACAAATGGCTCTTCGCGCCCGTCGACGTCGGCTGCCTTCTGGTGCGCGATGCAGACTGGAATCATCAGGCTTTCGCTTGGGAAAGCGAATACACCAAGGTCACCCAGACTGACTCGATCGAACGCTTCGCATTCTTTGATCAGGGCATCGAGATGACGCGCCGATTCCGAGGGCTCAAGGTGTGGTCCATTCTGAAGGCGAGAGGAGCGGATGGCATCACTGCGGCGATCGATCACGACATCGACCTTCGCACCGCTCTCGACGCACGGGTCGAGGCAGAGCCGGACCTCGAGCCACTGGGCTCGGAGCTGAGCATCAGTTGCTTCCGGTTCCGGCCGCCCGATCTATCGGACGCAGAGACAGACGAGTTGAATCGGACGATCCTGGAAACGATCGTCCGCGAGGGGGCAGCCTACATGTCTCCGACGTACCTCGACGGTCGATACTCGCTCCGAGTGTGCATCGTGAACTTCCGGACAACGCCGAAAGACATCGACTTCCTGCTCGATGAGGTCCTACGGCTCGGAAAACACCTTCGGGACAACCTGCTCCCCGCGTAG